From a single Pseudoliparis swirei isolate HS2019 ecotype Mariana Trench unplaced genomic scaffold, NWPU_hadal_v1 hadal_56, whole genome shotgun sequence genomic region:
- the LOC130191420 gene encoding dual specificity testis-specific protein kinase 1-like, translated as MAPEMLRGEPYDRKVDVFSFGIVLCEVLARISADPEMLPRTQDYGLDVEAFRQLVDDCPQRLLELAASCCMVESFRRPAFTELLDELEEVSESLEPPPPSDATAS; from the exons ATGGCGCCAGAGATGCTGCGAGGGGAGCCGTACGACCgcaag GTGGATGTGTTCTCCTTCGGCATCGTGCTCTGTGAGGTTCTGGCCCGGATCTCTGCCGACCCAGAGATGCTCCCCAGGACACAG GACTACGGGCTGGACGTGGAGGCCTTCAGGCAGCTGGTGGACGACTGTCCTCAGCGTCTCCTGGAGCTCGCCGCCAGCTGCTGCATG gtggagTCCTTCCGGCGGCCGGCGTTCACTGAGCTGCTGGATGAGTTGGAAGAAGTCTCAGAGAGtctggagccgccgccgccatccgACGCCACCGCGAGCTGA